Proteins from a genomic interval of Diaminobutyricimonas aerilata:
- a CDS encoding LysE family translocator, whose amino-acid sequence MPPWENVIAFTLAAAVLIAIPGPSVLFVIGRALVLGRRGALLSVLGNTVGISLQIVAVAAGLGTLLEQSIVLYTVVKYVGAAFLVYLGVQAIRHRRRIGAADTTAVPTRRIAVLRQSVFVGVSNPKSIVFFAAVFPQFTDAAAGPLPMQMLGLGAIFAVLALLMDGTTALLAGAARDWFARSPRRIRTLSATGGVAMIGLGAGLAVSESRA is encoded by the coding sequence ATGCCTCCCTGGGAGAACGTGATCGCCTTCACCCTGGCCGCCGCGGTGCTCATCGCGATCCCCGGCCCGAGCGTGCTGTTCGTGATCGGACGAGCGCTCGTGCTCGGACGCCGCGGCGCCCTGTTGAGCGTGCTGGGCAACACGGTCGGAATCAGCCTGCAGATCGTCGCCGTCGCCGCTGGGCTCGGCACGCTGCTCGAACAGTCGATCGTGCTCTACACGGTCGTCAAGTACGTCGGTGCCGCGTTCCTCGTGTATCTCGGGGTGCAGGCGATCCGTCACCGGCGCCGGATCGGCGCCGCCGACACGACCGCCGTCCCCACCCGGCGCATCGCCGTGCTGCGGCAGAGCGTGTTCGTGGGGGTGAGCAACCCGAAGTCGATCGTGTTCTTCGCGGCCGTGTTCCCGCAGTTCACGGATGCGGCCGCCGGACCACTGCCGATGCAGATGTTGGGGCTCGGCGCGATCTTCGCGGTACTCGCCCTGCTCATGGACGGCACGACCGCCCTGCTCGCCGGGGCGGCGCGTGACTGGTTCGCCCGGTCACCGCGGCGGATCCGCACGCTCAGTGCGACGGGAGGGGTGGCGATGATCGGCCTCGGCGCGGGACTCGCCGTGAGCGAGTCCCGCGCCTGA
- a CDS encoding SRPBCC family protein, with the protein MSVTVRAMQCAPERVFAVLANGWLYPSWVVGASRMREVDDSWPRPGSRLHHSVGSWPFVLDDETVCEEWDPPRRAVLLARGWPLGEARIVVEVRERPGGCVVRLTEDAVEGPGEAVPRVLREPLITVRNRETLRRLAFLSEGGAA; encoded by the coding sequence ATGTCGGTGACGGTCCGAGCGATGCAGTGCGCTCCCGAGCGCGTGTTCGCGGTGCTGGCCAACGGCTGGCTCTACCCGTCGTGGGTGGTCGGCGCCTCACGGATGCGCGAGGTCGACGACTCGTGGCCACGGCCGGGGAGCCGGTTGCACCACTCGGTCGGGTCGTGGCCGTTCGTGCTCGACGACGAGACCGTGTGCGAGGAGTGGGATCCGCCCCGCCGGGCCGTGCTGCTCGCCCGCGGGTGGCCGCTCGGCGAGGCCCGGATCGTGGTCGAGGTGCGCGAGCGCCCGGGCGGATGCGTGGTGAGGCTGACCGAGGATGCGGTCGAGGGGCCCGGTGAGGCGGTGCCGCGCGTGCTGCGCGAGCCGCTCATCACCGTTCGCAATCGGGAGACGCTGCGGCGTCTCGCGTTCCTCAGCGAGGGCGGCGCGGCCTAG
- a CDS encoding FAD-dependent oxidoreductase — MSSQFEVVVYGATSAGVCAAVAAAETGARTVLLEPGRHLGGMTSGGLGYTDVGDVRVLGGMADRLRRDIAEHYGVAPGHYAGPEPHVAEAIFRRWLDEARVEVIFDAQVTGAEVVEGRIRSIRTAEGIEVVGAVFVDASYEGDLLPLAGVPFAIGREDRALYGERFAGRQELAPGRHNMPPWISPFRDDPTGLEPGALLPQIKPEPLAEVGAGDGGVMSFGYRVCLTTAPDRIPITRRVGYDEAHWELGRRFFAEHGDLPTGRYIGLEENLPGGKCDGNSLGPFSLSVLDGSAWEYPDASLDRREELRLHHLHHAQDFLWFLGHDKAVPAHIRQEFQRWGLPADEFADTGHLPHQLYVREARRMLGEHVLTEHDLATPVAHPDAIAMGSYHFDIREVQRTWRWAYEHPAPIAYVATEGYLSVAVPPYQVPYRALLPRREDCANLLVAVCVSASHVAFSSIRMEPQYQMLGHAAGVAAALAAGAPGPAAGAVHEVDVPRLQQRLADAGQVLAL; from the coding sequence ATGAGTTCGCAGTTCGAGGTCGTCGTGTACGGCGCCACATCGGCGGGCGTCTGCGCCGCCGTCGCCGCAGCGGAAACCGGCGCCCGCACGGTGCTCCTCGAACCGGGACGTCATCTCGGCGGCATGACCTCCGGTGGACTCGGCTACACGGACGTCGGCGACGTGCGGGTACTCGGGGGCATGGCCGACCGTCTGCGGCGCGACATCGCCGAGCACTACGGGGTCGCGCCCGGCCACTACGCCGGTCCCGAACCGCACGTGGCGGAGGCGATCTTCCGTCGATGGCTCGACGAGGCCCGTGTCGAGGTGATCTTCGATGCCCAGGTGACCGGGGCCGAGGTCGTAGAGGGCCGCATCCGCAGCATCCGCACCGCCGAGGGCATCGAGGTGGTCGGTGCCGTCTTCGTCGACGCGAGCTACGAGGGCGACCTGTTGCCCCTCGCCGGCGTCCCGTTCGCGATCGGGCGCGAGGACCGAGCGCTGTACGGGGAGCGGTTCGCCGGACGACAGGAACTCGCGCCCGGCCGGCACAACATGCCGCCGTGGATCTCGCCGTTCCGGGACGACCCGACCGGGCTGGAACCCGGAGCGCTCCTGCCGCAGATCAAGCCCGAGCCCCTCGCCGAGGTGGGCGCGGGTGACGGCGGGGTCATGTCGTTCGGATACCGCGTGTGCCTCACGACCGCGCCCGACCGCATCCCGATCACCCGACGCGTCGGATACGACGAAGCGCACTGGGAGCTCGGACGGCGCTTCTTCGCGGAGCACGGCGACCTGCCGACCGGGCGCTACATCGGGCTCGAGGAGAACCTGCCGGGCGGCAAGTGCGACGGCAACTCGCTCGGGCCGTTCTCGTTGAGCGTGCTCGACGGGTCGGCGTGGGAGTACCCGGACGCCTCGCTCGACCGTCGGGAGGAGCTGCGGCTGCACCACCTGCACCACGCGCAGGACTTCTTGTGGTTCCTCGGTCACGACAAGGCGGTGCCCGCGCACATCCGGCAGGAGTTCCAGCGCTGGGGCCTCCCCGCCGACGAGTTCGCGGACACGGGCCACCTGCCGCACCAGTTGTACGTGCGCGAAGCGCGCCGGATGCTCGGCGAACACGTGCTCACCGAGCACGACCTCGCGACGCCGGTCGCGCATCCGGACGCCATCGCGATGGGTTCGTACCACTTCGACATCCGTGAGGTGCAGCGCACGTGGCGGTGGGCCTACGAGCACCCGGCCCCGATCGCGTATGTCGCGACGGAGGGGTACCTGTCGGTCGCCGTGCCGCCCTACCAGGTGCCGTACCGCGCGTTGTTGCCGCGCCGGGAGGATTGCGCCAACCTGCTCGTCGCCGTGTGCGTGTCGGCGTCGCACGTGGCGTTCTCGTCGATCCGGATGGAGCCGCAGTACCAGATGCTCGGGCACGCCGCCGGAGTCGCGGCGGCGCTCGCCGCGGGCGCGCCGGGACCCGCGGCCGGCGCCGTGCACGAGGTGGACGTGCCGCGGCTGCAGCAGCGGCTCGCCGACGCGGGGCAGGTACTCGCGCTGTAG